From bacterium, one genomic window encodes:
- a CDS encoding cupredoxin domain-containing protein, whose product MDNRAGLRGMRRRRARTIVVGGIAVLLASVLAGLAISGRMHGAWRPPGSPPQPRLIRMSLVDGALDPSVVLLEPGTVRFEVQNDGTAPRRFVVQGPDTLAHTEDLAPGASASLDVTLTETGRYRLQAVSPSGDVLSAGTLDIRQ is encoded by the coding sequence GTGGATAACCGCGCCGGTCTGCGTGGGATGCGGCGGCGGCGCGCTCGCACGATCGTCGTCGGCGGCATCGCGGTGTTGCTCGCGTCCGTCCTGGCAGGTCTCGCCATCAGCGGCCGGATGCACGGGGCGTGGCGCCCACCCGGCTCGCCGCCTCAGCCGCGCCTGATTCGCATGAGCCTCGTCGACGGTGCACTCGACCCGTCCGTGGTGCTGCTCGAGCCCGGCACCGTGCGGTTCGAGGTCCAAAATGACGGGACCGCGCCGCGCCGGTTCGTCGTCCAAGGGCCGGACACGCTCGCGCACACCGAGGATCTTGCGCCCGGCGCGTCCGCCTCGCTCGACGTGACGTTGACGGAGACCGGCCGCTACCGTTTGCAGGCCGTCTCGCCGTCCGGAGACGTGCTGTCCGCCGGAACCCTCGACATTCGGCAATGA
- the glgA gene encoding glycogen synthase GlgA codes for MSGPLRVCVCTPEAAPLVKTGGLADAAGGLVRALADAGCDVRVVLPAYRAIDRAALGFRSIGAAEIPLGPSRDEVRLFEGCLPGSRVPVYLVAHDPSFDRPGLYGEGGTDYPDNLRRFTVYGRGALALLRRLAWSPDVLHCHDWQTALLPVWLRVEPRDAVLVATATLLTVHNLAYQGVFAADVLPLTGLGPDLFTPQGVEFFGNLNLLKGGLLFADLLSTVSEQYAREIQTEAFGCGLDGVLRERRGDLLGILNGVDYTVWDPVVDQLLPARYTPDDLSGKAVCKAHLQRARGLEVDPMVPLLGMVARLVDQKGLGLVGAAADAILGLGTQLVLLGSGERRYHALLEDLHARYPSRAAVTLGIDEALAHLIEAASDVYLMPSRYEPSGLNQLYSLRYGTVPVARRTGGLADTIVDATPDAVASGVANGFVFEAYTPDAFLEAVKRAVFAFRDVEVWRRLQGRGMRQDFSWARTAGRYLEAYRMAALRRSATVH; via the coding sequence ATGAGCGGGCCGCTCCGGGTGTGCGTGTGCACGCCGGAGGCCGCCCCACTCGTCAAAACCGGCGGCCTGGCCGACGCCGCCGGCGGCCTCGTCCGGGCCCTCGCGGACGCGGGGTGTGACGTGCGCGTCGTGCTTCCCGCGTACCGCGCGATCGATCGTGCCGCGCTCGGGTTTCGCTCGATCGGCGCGGCCGAGATCCCGCTCGGTCCCTCGCGCGACGAGGTCCGGCTGTTTGAAGGGTGCCTTCCGGGCAGCCGGGTCCCGGTGTATCTCGTCGCGCACGACCCGTCGTTCGACCGACCGGGGCTCTACGGGGAGGGCGGCACCGACTATCCGGACAACCTGCGGCGGTTCACCGTGTACGGCCGAGGCGCGCTGGCGCTCCTTCGCCGCCTCGCCTGGAGTCCCGATGTCCTGCACTGCCACGACTGGCAGACCGCGCTGCTGCCGGTCTGGCTGCGCGTCGAGCCGAGGGATGCCGTGCTCGTCGCCACCGCGACGCTGCTCACCGTCCACAATCTTGCGTACCAGGGCGTGTTTGCCGCCGACGTCCTCCCCCTGACCGGCCTCGGCCCGGACCTGTTTACGCCGCAGGGCGTGGAATTCTTCGGCAACCTCAACCTGCTCAAGGGCGGCCTCCTGTTCGCCGACCTGCTCAGCACAGTGAGCGAACAGTACGCAAGAGAGATTCAGACCGAGGCGTTCGGGTGCGGTCTCGATGGCGTGCTGCGTGAGCGGCGCGGCGACCTGCTCGGCATCCTCAACGGCGTGGACTACACGGTGTGGGATCCGGTGGTGGACCAGCTGCTGCCCGCCCGTTACACGCCGGATGATCTGTCGGGCAAGGCGGTCTGCAAGGCCCATCTGCAACGCGCGCGGGGGCTTGAGGTCGACCCCATGGTGCCGCTTCTCGGCATGGTCGCCCGGTTGGTCGATCAGAAGGGGCTGGGCCTCGTCGGCGCCGCAGCGGACGCGATCCTCGGGCTGGGGACTCAACTCGTGCTGCTCGGCAGCGGCGAACGCAGATATCACGCGCTGTTGGAGGATCTCCACGCGCGCTATCCGAGCCGGGCGGCCGTGACGCTCGGGATCGATGAGGCGCTGGCGCACCTGATCGAAGCCGCGTCTGACGTCTACCTGATGCCGTCCAGGTACGAACCGTCCGGGCTGAACCAGCTCTACAGTCTGCGCTACGGCACCGTGCCGGTCGCGCGACGGACCGGCGGGCTCGCGGACACGATCGTCGACGCAACACCTGACGCGGTCGCATCCGGCGTCGCGAACGGGTTCGTGTTCGAGGCGTACACCCCGGACGCGTTTCTGGAGGCCGTCAAGCGGGCCGTGTTCGCGTTCCGGGACGTGGAAGTCTGGCGCAGGCTGCAGGGCCGGGGAATGCGCCAGGACTTCTCGTGGGCGCGGACCGCCGGCCGCTACCTCGAGGCGTATCGCATGGCCGCACTGCGCCGCAGCGCGACCGTGCATTAG
- a CDS encoding ABC transporter substrate-binding protein, translating into MRVARRAWAGAGIVVLALALAWTGMVTAAPSGGGTLTVGLDQEPPTLDPEASPSAVTFQIIPDVTESLLYQGLDGKILPWLATAYKISPDGKSFTFTLRTDAKFTDGTPVNADAVKWNFDRVVNPNYKAGGALVALSGYVGSTVIDDHTVRVDFKAAYAPFLSYLAGGNLALVSPKATQAQGNDVNLKPVGSGQFIVSEYVPKDHITLTRNADYNRRPPWSDHQGPAYLDKIIWKFIPEAGTRVTTVESGETQMISGLSLPSATLTHILTEKTLRVERNPYPGAPRIWVLNVKLAPTNDLKVRQALNYGVNRPAIVEAVFKGLGTTACAPLTQQSLKTPALCNAYPYDPKKAAQILDEDGWKMGPNNIRVKDGKPLTITINSINYGNGNLPEVELLQGQLLALGVDARIKSQARPPWYEDNYHCATNGPILFLRSSDPDGLWALFATENIGGNFNWACYSNPDVDKLLQQGKETYDPAKRVAIYTQIEKILVDQAVSVPLVDEFSVWVLRSNVTGSKYNFSGYPVLTDVRIGK; encoded by the coding sequence ATGCGAGTCGCACGACGCGCCTGGGCGGGCGCGGGGATCGTGGTATTGGCGCTTGCGCTCGCCTGGACGGGCATGGTGACCGCGGCGCCGTCCGGCGGTGGCACGCTCACGGTCGGGCTCGATCAGGAGCCGCCGACGCTCGACCCGGAGGCCTCGCCGTCCGCGGTGACGTTCCAGATCATTCCCGACGTGACGGAGAGCCTACTGTACCAAGGGCTGGACGGGAAGATCCTGCCGTGGTTGGCCACCGCGTACAAGATCTCGCCGGACGGGAAGTCGTTCACGTTCACGCTCCGCACCGACGCGAAGTTCACGGACGGGACGCCGGTCAACGCCGACGCGGTCAAGTGGAACTTCGATCGCGTGGTGAACCCCAACTACAAAGCCGGCGGCGCCCTCGTCGCGCTATCGGGGTACGTGGGCAGCACCGTCATCGACGATCACACCGTTCGCGTCGACTTTAAGGCGGCATACGCGCCGTTCTTATCGTACTTAGCGGGCGGTAACCTGGCACTGGTGTCGCCCAAGGCCACGCAGGCGCAGGGCAACGACGTCAACCTCAAGCCGGTCGGAAGCGGCCAGTTCATCGTCTCCGAGTACGTGCCAAAGGATCACATCACGCTCACGCGAAACGCGGACTACAACCGGCGCCCGCCGTGGAGCGACCATCAAGGCCCGGCCTACCTGGACAAGATCATCTGGAAGTTCATCCCGGAGGCCGGTACGCGCGTGACCACCGTCGAGTCCGGCGAGACGCAGATGATCAGCGGGCTCTCGCTGCCGTCGGCCACCCTCACGCACATCTTGACGGAGAAGACGCTCCGCGTGGAGCGCAACCCCTACCCCGGAGCGCCGCGCATCTGGGTGCTGAACGTGAAGTTGGCGCCGACGAACGACCTCAAGGTGCGGCAGGCGCTCAACTACGGCGTGAACCGCCCGGCGATCGTGGAAGCGGTGTTCAAGGGCCTGGGCACGACCGCGTGCGCCCCGCTGACCCAGCAGTCGCTCAAGACGCCGGCGCTGTGCAACGCGTACCCGTACGACCCGAAGAAGGCGGCCCAGATCCTGGACGAGGACGGCTGGAAGATGGGGCCCAACAACATCCGGGTGAAGGACGGCAAACCGCTGACGATCACGATCAACTCGATCAACTACGGCAACGGCAACCTGCCCGAGGTCGAACTGCTGCAGGGCCAGCTCCTGGCCCTCGGGGTGGACGCCAGGATCAAGAGCCAGGCCCGGCCGCCGTGGTACGAGGACAACTACCACTGCGCGACCAACGGCCCGATCCTGTTCCTCCGCAGCAGCGATCCGGACGGGCTCTGGGCGCTGTTCGCCACCGAGAACATCGGCGGCAACTTCAACTGGGCATGCTACTCCAACCCGGACGTGGACAAGCTGCTTCAGCAAGGCAAGGAGACGTACGACCCCGCGAAGCGCGTGGCGATCTACACGCAGATCGAGAAGATCCTCGTGGACCAGGCGGTGTCCGTCCCGCTGGTCGACGAGTTCTCGGTGTGGGTCCTGCGCAGCAACGTCACGGGCTCGAAGTACAACTTCTCCGGGTATCCTGTGTTGACCGACGTGCGCATCGGAAAGTAG
- a CDS encoding ABC transporter permease yields MTRYISARLLATIPVLFGVTILVFSMLYLIPGDPVKMMLSEFQTSPEQIARMRAQLHLNDPFAVQYGRFVWNGLHGDLGTSIRDNRPVSQEISEVLPQTVQLAVAALALSSVLGVTLGIVAALRQNTWVDVGTMMLATLGISMPSFWLALILIFIFSLHLEVLPAAGGGDLAHLIMPTVALGLGAAAIVARLTRSNMLEVLRMEYVNTARAKGLGGPTVVLRHALLNALIPVITIFGLQFGTLLAGTVFIETVFGRPGLGRLLVDAIQNKDFPLVQGGVLVVAVGYVFVNLLVDVAYAVVDPRIRYG; encoded by the coding sequence GTGACCCGCTACATCTCGGCCCGACTGCTCGCGACGATCCCGGTGCTGTTCGGCGTCACGATCCTCGTGTTCTCGATGCTCTATCTCATCCCCGGCGACCCGGTCAAGATGATGCTGAGCGAGTTTCAGACGAGCCCAGAACAGATCGCGCGGATGCGGGCCCAACTGCACCTCAACGACCCGTTCGCGGTGCAGTACGGGCGCTTCGTGTGGAACGGCCTGCACGGTGATCTCGGCACGTCGATCCGCGACAACCGCCCCGTCTCGCAGGAGATCTCCGAGGTCCTGCCGCAGACGGTGCAGCTCGCGGTGGCGGCGCTCGCGCTCTCGTCCGTGCTGGGCGTCACGCTCGGGATCGTCGCGGCGCTCCGCCAGAACACGTGGGTAGACGTCGGCACGATGATGCTCGCAACGCTCGGCATCTCGATGCCGTCGTTCTGGCTCGCGCTCATCCTGATCTTCATCTTCTCGCTGCACCTGGAGGTGCTGCCCGCGGCCGGCGGGGGAGATCTCGCCCATCTCATCATGCCCACGGTCGCGCTCGGTCTCGGGGCGGCCGCGATCGTCGCGCGGCTGACCCGCTCCAACATGCTCGAGGTGCTGCGGATGGAGTACGTGAACACCGCGCGCGCCAAGGGCCTCGGCGGCCCCACGGTCGTGCTGCGCCACGCCCTGCTCAACGCGCTGATCCCGGTGATCACCATCTTCGGACTCCAGTTCGGCACCCTACTCGCGGGGACGGTGTTCATCGAGACGGTGTTCGGCCGCCCGGGCCTCGGCCGGCTGCTCGTGGACGCGATTCAGAACAAGGACTTCCCGCTCGTGCAGGGCGGCGTGCTGGTCGTCGCCGTCGGCTACGTCTTCGTCAACCTGCTGGTGGACGTCGCGTACGCGGTCGTCGACCCGAGAATCCGGTATGGCTGA
- a CDS encoding ABC transporter permease, with amino-acid sequence MAETLAAGRVARRARARTRWQMLAPRVRRHKGLLVGLGIVLVLVAVALLRDTVAPESPIKIDITAALQGPNRAHLFGTDQYGRDVFSRVVHGASISLTVGGIAVGISAIVGTTVGLVAGFYGGAVDAFMMRIVDVLLAFPGILLALGIVSVLGASLQNLMIAVGISGIPLYARLVRSTVLVARQQLYVEAARAFGVPIRVILVRHLLPNVVAPIIVAATLGMGTSILAAAGLSFVGLGSQPPTPEWGRMLTEGRDYLRDAWWISTFPGVGIMITVLGVNLLGDGLRDVLDPRLRV; translated from the coding sequence ATGGCTGAAACGCTGGCGGCGGGCCGCGTCGCCCGCCGCGCACGCGCACGGACGCGGTGGCAGATGCTCGCCCCCCGCGTCCGGCGGCACAAGGGCCTGCTCGTCGGGCTCGGCATCGTGCTGGTCCTCGTCGCGGTCGCGTTGCTGCGCGATACCGTGGCGCCGGAGAGCCCGATCAAGATCGACATCACCGCGGCGCTGCAGGGGCCGAACCGGGCGCACTTGTTCGGGACCGACCAGTACGGGCGAGACGTGTTCAGCCGGGTCGTCCACGGCGCCAGCATTTCGCTCACCGTCGGGGGGATCGCCGTGGGGATCTCCGCGATCGTGGGCACGACGGTCGGGCTCGTCGCCGGCTTCTACGGCGGGGCCGTGGACGCGTTCATGATGCGGATCGTCGACGTCCTGTTGGCGTTCCCAGGCATCTTGCTCGCGCTCGGCATCGTCAGCGTGCTCGGCGCGAGCCTGCAGAATCTCATGATCGCGGTCGGGATCTCGGGCATCCCCCTGTACGCGAGGCTGGTGCGCAGCACCGTGCTCGTCGCGAGACAGCAGCTCTACGTCGAGGCCGCGCGCGCGTTCGGCGTCCCGATCCGGGTGATCCTTGTCCGGCACCTGCTGCCCAACGTCGTGGCGCCGATCATCGTCGCGGCCACCCTCGGCATGGGCACGTCGATCCTGGCGGCCGCCGGCCTCTCGTTCGTCGGCCTCGGCAGCCAGCCGCCGACGCCGGAGTGGGGCCGCATGCTCACCGAGGGACGAGATTACCTCCGGGATGCGTGGTGGATCTCCACGTTTCCGGGCGTCGGCATCATGATCACGGTGCTCGGCGTCAACCTGCTCGGCGACGGACTCCGGGACGTGCTGGATCCGCGCCTCCGGGTGTAG
- a CDS encoding amidohydrolase family protein, which translates to MASHDLVVRAGLCVTAAGPSRTDIGVRHGRIAQIGGEMAGTREIDATPYLVLPGGVDVHVHLTNPPGRASQSGPAWVDDMTTGSAAALAGGITTLGNMAFLGDGERPLDGLAREARLVREQAIADVILHPVFREPTQADLDQIPMLRERGHTTIKFFMSTPTFDRYAPAFLEATARAGEAGLMTMIHCEDYAIIDRATRALVAHGRGSLRHYADSRPVVSEVVATERAVAFAAATGAPVYVVHLSSAGSLDACRRGQAAGLPFYVETRPLYLHLTRERFDEPDGAKYVGQPPLREAGDVAALWAGLAQGSVHTVCSDHAPWSLAAKLDPALSVADLRPGVENLETQLPLLYSEGVRAGRISLERFVALTSTNAAKLFGLYPQKGCLAVGSDADLVLFDPELTRTIGAPQHSRCDYSVFAGREVTGWPVMTLRRGEVVFDRGRITAVPGTGRLVSGGRVRGL; encoded by the coding sequence ATGGCGTCGCACGATCTCGTGGTTCGAGCAGGGCTCTGCGTCACCGCCGCCGGTCCCTCGCGTACCGACATCGGCGTCCGGCACGGCCGCATCGCCCAGATCGGCGGGGAGATGGCCGGGACGCGGGAGATCGACGCGACGCCCTATCTCGTGCTCCCCGGCGGCGTCGACGTGCACGTTCATCTCACCAACCCTCCGGGGCGCGCGTCCCAATCGGGGCCGGCCTGGGTGGACGACATGACGACGGGGTCCGCGGCCGCACTGGCCGGCGGCATCACGACCCTCGGCAACATGGCGTTCCTGGGCGACGGCGAACGCCCTCTCGACGGGCTGGCTCGCGAGGCGCGCCTCGTGCGTGAACAGGCGATCGCCGACGTCATTCTGCATCCCGTCTTCCGCGAACCGACGCAGGCCGACCTCGACCAGATCCCGATGCTGCGCGAGCGCGGACACACGACCATCAAGTTCTTCATGAGCACCCCCACGTTTGACCGGTACGCCCCGGCGTTCCTCGAGGCGACGGCCCGGGCGGGCGAGGCCGGGCTCATGACGATGATCCACTGCGAAGACTACGCGATCATCGATCGCGCGACCCGCGCGCTTGTCGCGCACGGGCGAGGTAGTCTCCGCCACTACGCCGACAGCCGGCCCGTCGTGTCCGAGGTCGTGGCCACGGAGCGCGCGGTCGCCTTCGCCGCCGCTACGGGCGCGCCGGTGTACGTGGTGCACCTCTCGTCCGCCGGCTCGCTCGACGCGTGCCGCCGCGGACAGGCGGCGGGGCTCCCGTTCTACGTGGAAACGCGGCCGCTCTACCTACATCTGACCCGGGAGCGGTTCGACGAGCCCGACGGCGCGAAGTACGTCGGGCAGCCGCCGCTGCGCGAAGCGGGGGACGTCGCGGCACTGTGGGCCGGGCTCGCGCAGGGGTCGGTGCACACCGTGTGCAGCGACCACGCGCCGTGGAGCCTGGCGGCGAAGCTCGATCCCGCGCTGTCGGTCGCGGACCTCCGGCCTGGGGTGGAGAACCTGGAGACGCAACTCCCGCTCCTGTACTCGGAGGGCGTCCGCGCGGGGAGAATCTCGCTCGAGCGGTTCGTCGCACTCACATCCACGAACGCCGCGAAACTGTTCGGGCTGTATCCGCAGAAGGGCTGCCTCGCGGTCGGCAGCGACGCCGATCTCGTCCTCTTCGATCCCGAGCTGACACGCACGATCGGGGCTCCGCAGCACTCCCGGTGCGATTACTCCGTGTTCGCGGGGCGCGAGGTCACGGGCTGGCCCGTGATGACGCTCCGGCGCGGCGAGGTCGTCTTCGACCGCGGCCGCATCACCGCCGTCCCGGGTACGGGGCGACTCGTGTCGGGCGGCCGCGTGCGCGGGCTCTAG
- a CDS encoding creatininase family protein, with translation MRNTVLIEEMTWPEVRDAIAGGKRRVIVMLGAMEQHGPHMPIGVDTYLGYATGTRLARRLGDALVAPVVSLGYSTGHLPMAGTVSIAESVLEATILEICRSLAHHGFTEIILLCSHGGNYRALREALPKLRKEHAGIRISAITDFDEWLENTKQFAAREGLEMARLGVHAGQGETSMMLAHRPDLVQMDKACEGFTGDASIRWRSKVPPPMNETSPTGILGDARNSTAALGEKIFADRIERIAKMIEAGELAG, from the coding sequence ATGCGCAACACGGTCTTGATCGAGGAGATGACGTGGCCAGAGGTGCGCGATGCGATCGCCGGCGGCAAGCGCCGCGTGATCGTGATGCTCGGGGCCATGGAACAGCACGGGCCCCACATGCCGATTGGCGTGGACACGTACCTCGGCTACGCGACCGGCACGCGTCTCGCGCGCCGCCTCGGGGACGCCTTGGTGGCCCCCGTGGTGAGCCTCGGGTACTCGACCGGCCACCTCCCGATGGCGGGCACCGTCAGCATCGCGGAGTCCGTCCTCGAGGCGACGATCCTCGAGATCTGCCGCTCGCTCGCCCACCACGGGTTCACGGAGATCATTCTGCTGTGCAGCCACGGCGGCAACTACCGCGCGCTGCGGGAGGCCCTCCCGAAGCTTCGGAAAGAGCACGCGGGGATCAGGATCTCGGCGATCACGGACTTCGACGAGTGGCTGGAGAACACCAAGCAGTTCGCCGCGCGCGAGGGCCTCGAGATGGCCCGGCTGGGTGTCCACGCCGGCCAGGGCGAGACGTCCATGATGCTCGCGCACCGCCCGGATCTCGTGCAGATGGACAAGGCGTGCGAGGGGTTCACCGGGGACGCGTCGATCCGGTGGCGCTCGAAGGTCCCGCCGCCCATGAACGAGACCAGCCCGACGGGAATCCTCGGCGACGCGCGGAACTCCACCGCCGCGCTCGGCGAGAAGATCTTCGCCGACCGGATCGAGCGGATCGCGAAGATGATCGAAGCCGGCGAGCTCGCGGGCTGA
- a CDS encoding amidohydrolase family protein — MAASAPVSTWRIVRAPRLIDGTGAPATSDPVVVVRDGAIHGVHQGRVPGDVPAGTPVIDLPDHTLLPGLIDAHVHLVLPGDGTPFESSMREPDGVLVAIAFANAQTALASGITTLRDCGGRRDTTLHLRRAQHLGYASLPRLHLCGRPITITGGHCWYFGGEADGPDDLQRMVRALLKDGVDYIKIMATGGGTVGTMSWLPSFSEDELRVAVHEAHRFGRRVGIHSLCAAATRSVLAVGADQIEHCNFLADAAGLQEFDPQVADEVARAGTPVTTTLAVGHYVVAALQAHERRTAAEQADLDRRRRTFENNLEHFRRMRRAGVRLVAGTDAGWRFTPFTAIATEVALLREIGAGTPEAIAAAASVAAGAMGLADVTGVVREGFAADLIAVPGDPASDITALRHPTLVMQEGRIVREPAPTASPAPGLPARV; from the coding sequence ATGGCTGCATCTGCGCCCGTCTCGACGTGGCGGATCGTCCGCGCGCCCCGCCTCATCGACGGCACCGGTGCTCCGGCGACCTCGGACCCCGTGGTGGTCGTGCGCGACGGCGCGATCCACGGGGTGCATCAGGGCCGCGTGCCGGGGGATGTGCCCGCCGGCACGCCGGTCATCGACCTCCCCGACCACACGCTGCTGCCGGGGTTGATCGACGCGCACGTGCACCTGGTGCTCCCGGGCGACGGGACGCCGTTCGAGTCGAGCATGCGCGAGCCCGACGGCGTGCTCGTTGCGATCGCCTTCGCCAACGCGCAGACCGCGCTCGCCTCAGGGATCACGACGCTGCGTGACTGCGGGGGCCGGCGCGACACGACCCTGCACCTGCGGCGCGCCCAGCACCTGGGCTATGCGTCGCTGCCGCGACTGCACCTCTGCGGCCGCCCCATCACCATCACCGGGGGACACTGCTGGTACTTCGGCGGCGAAGCGGACGGTCCCGACGATCTCCAGCGCATGGTGCGCGCGCTGCTCAAGGACGGCGTGGACTACATCAAGATCATGGCCACGGGCGGCGGGACCGTCGGCACGATGTCATGGCTTCCGTCGTTCTCGGAGGACGAACTGCGCGTGGCCGTCCACGAGGCGCACCGGTTCGGGCGTCGCGTGGGCATTCACTCGCTGTGCGCGGCCGCGACGCGCTCGGTCCTGGCCGTGGGCGCCGATCAGATCGAACACTGCAACTTCCTTGCCGACGCCGCTGGACTCCAGGAGTTCGATCCGCAGGTCGCGGACGAAGTCGCGCGCGCCGGCACGCCCGTGACGACGACGCTCGCCGTGGGCCACTACGTCGTCGCGGCGCTGCAGGCGCACGAGCGTCGCACCGCCGCGGAGCAAGCGGACCTCGACCGGCGGCGGCGGACGTTCGAGAACAACCTCGAGCACTTCCGCCGGATGCGCCGCGCGGGCGTGCGCCTTGTCGCCGGCACGGACGCGGGGTGGCGCTTCACGCCGTTCACCGCCATCGCCACCGAAGTGGCGCTGCTGCGTGAGATCGGCGCCGGCACGCCCGAGGCGATCGCCGCGGCGGCGTCGGTCGCGGCCGGCGCGATGGGCCTCGCCGACGTCACCGGCGTCGTGCGGGAGGGGTTCGCGGCGGATCTGATCGCGGTGCCCGGCGATCCGGCGTCCGACATCACGGCCCTGCGTCACCCGACGCTGGTGATGCAGGAGGGGCGGATCGTGCGAGAACCGGCACCCACGGCCTCGCCGGCGCCCGGCCTGCCGGCGCGCGTGTAG
- a CDS encoding carboxypeptidase M32, with product MCASTARGSLDELKVHLGTIADVETAAAVLDWDQHTYMPPGGAETRASQLGTLSQIAHEQFTSTRTQTLLDAAEPLLDSLDPDSDDAALLRVTRRDLTKASKLPSEFVAELQRAASLGTHVWQEARERNDFAAFRPHLELMFELMRREADYLGYREHPYDALMDNYEPEMTSREVKALFDRLLEVTVPLVRAIAARPGPATAPLAREYEEAPQRAFGLSMAEAFGYDTTRGRLDTSAHPFSTGFGRDDVRITTRFQRPGLGAIFAIFHEAGHAMYNQGVPASLQRTPLADGASYGIHESQSRLWENLVGRSRAFWEHAFPSLHRAFPAQLAGVDVDAFYGSINRVEPSLIRIHADEITYHLHIILRFELEQAALTGALRVAELPDAWNAKMASYLGMTPPTDTDGMLQDTHWAAGLIGYFPSYTLGSVAAVQLFEAARRAHPDLTDQLRRGEFQGLLGWLREHVHAYGRKFFPRDLLVRATGSLLTPEPYLAYLKAKFGEIYGLSTA from the coding sequence ATGTGCGCTTCGACAGCCCGCGGGTCGTTGGACGAGCTCAAGGTCCATCTGGGGACGATCGCCGACGTCGAAACAGCCGCCGCGGTCCTGGACTGGGATCAGCACACCTACATGCCCCCGGGCGGTGCGGAGACGCGCGCGTCGCAGCTCGGGACCCTCTCCCAAATCGCGCACGAGCAGTTCACCTCCACGCGCACGCAGACGCTCCTCGACGCGGCCGAACCTCTGTTGGACTCGCTCGATCCGGACTCCGACGACGCGGCGCTGCTCCGCGTCACGCGGCGGGACCTCACGAAGGCGAGCAAGCTGCCCTCCGAGTTCGTCGCCGAGCTGCAACGCGCAGCCTCCCTCGGCACACACGTCTGGCAGGAGGCGCGGGAGCGCAACGACTTCGCGGCGTTCCGGCCCCACCTCGAGCTGATGTTCGAACTGATGCGGCGCGAGGCCGACTACCTCGGGTACCGGGAGCACCCGTACGACGCGTTGATGGACAACTACGAACCGGAGATGACCTCGCGCGAGGTGAAGGCGCTATTCGACCGGCTGCTCGAGGTCACGGTGCCGCTCGTGCGAGCGATTGCCGCGCGACCCGGCCCCGCCACGGCCCCGCTGGCCCGCGAGTATGAGGAGGCGCCGCAACGCGCGTTCGGTCTCTCGATGGCGGAGGCGTTCGGGTACGATACGACGCGAGGCCGGCTCGACACGTCCGCGCACCCTTTTTCCACCGGGTTCGGCCGTGACGACGTGCGGATCACCACGCGGTTTCAACGGCCCGGCCTCGGGGCGATCTTCGCGATCTTTCACGAGGCCGGCCACGCGATGTACAACCAGGGCGTCCCGGCGTCGCTTCAACGCACGCCGCTGGCCGATGGGGCGAGCTATGGGATCCACGAGTCGCAGTCGCGGCTGTGGGAGAATCTCGTCGGCCGCAGCCGGGCGTTCTGGGAGCACGCGTTCCCGTCGCTGCACCGGGCGTTTCCCGCGCAGCTTGCGGGCGTGGACGTCGACGCGTTCTACGGCTCGATCAACCGCGTGGAGCCGAGCCTCATCCGGATCCACGCGGACGAGATCACGTACCACCTCCACATCATCTTGCGGTTCGAGTTGGAGCAGGCGGCGCTCACCGGGGCGCTGCGAGTGGCGGAACTTCCCGACGCCTGGAACGCCAAGATGGCCTCGTACCTGGGGATGACTCCGCCGACGGACACCGACGGGATGTTGCAGGACACGCACTGGGCCGCCGGGTTAATTGGGTACTTCCCCTCGTACACGCTCGGCAGCGTCGCGGCGGTCCAGTTGTTCGAGGCCGCGCGGCGCGCGCACCCCGATCTCACGGACCAGCTCCGCCGCGGGGAGTTCCAGGGGCTTCTCGGGTGGCTGCGGGAGCACGTCCACGCTTACGGGAGGAAGTTCTTCCCGCGGGACCTGCTCGTGCGCGCAACGGGCAGCCTGCTGACCCCCGAACCGTATCTGGCGTATTTGAAGGCGAAGTTCGGCGAGATCTACGGGCTCTCCACGGCGTAG